A genomic stretch from Erigeron canadensis isolate Cc75 chromosome 9, C_canadensis_v1, whole genome shotgun sequence includes:
- the LOC122582565 gene encoding bromodomain-containing protein 4-like isoform X1, giving the protein MSSSSSPSQPPQTTAATTTTTAGGPTTTVDYFKSATRQVPIKQPLNPSIYQSLYSHPTQPPFPPPPPPPPQQQQNRPPPNSRILYPVASSGRGLVPNSEGYPPRPASGYPHSYPAQRPYIGEYSTHSLHHLVNPHLQQTFGLVPPMGAGLSVSAAPKVAVQASTADDNRPKNKRDKHGDETFVMVRDRKVQVSEGTSLYALCRSWLKNGYTSENQPQYADSMKSLPKPLPASMVEAKKEDDTEIEEKIEDVEHLSAEELLQQHVKNAKKVRTRLRNQRLQRIERYKDRLALLLPPVVDQPKIDPTS; this is encoded by the exons atgtcatcatcttcatcccCTTCCCAACCTCCACAAACCACCGctgcaaccaccaccaccaccgccggcGGCCCAACCACCACCGTCGATTACTTCAAATCAGCCACTAGACAAGTACCCATAAAACAACCTTTAAACCCATCAATTTATCAATCTTTGTATAGCCACCCAACTCAACCACCattcccaccaccaccaccaccgccgccacaacaacaacaaaaccgCCCACCCCCAAATTCAAGAATTCTTTATCCTGTTGCTTCTTCCGGTAGAGGGTTGGTACCGAATTCGGAAGGGTACCCGCCTCGCCCTGCTTCCGGTTACCCTCATTCGTATCCGGCTCAACGGCCTTATATTGGGGAATATTCGACTCATAGTTTGCATCATTTGGTTAACCCTCATTTGCAACAGACTTTTGGTTTGGTGCCTCCTATGGGTGCTGGTCTTTCGGTTTCCGCAGCCCCAAAg GTTGCTGTTCAAGCATCAACTGCTGATGATAATAGGccaaaaaataaaag GGACAAGCATGGAGATGAAACTTTCGTCATGGTCAGAGATAGAAAG GTTCAAGTTTCTGAGGGCACCTCCCTTTATGCTCTATGCCGCTCATGGTTAAAGAATGGTTATACTTCGGAAAATCAG CCACAATATGCGGACTCCATGAAGTCTCTTCCAAAGCCATTGCCTGCATCCATGGTAGAAGCAAAAAAGGAAGACGATACTGAAATAGAGGAG AAAATCGAAGATGTCGAACATTTATCTGCTGAGGAGCTGTTGCAGCAGCATGTTAAGAATGCAAAGAAGGTTCGAACAAG GTTAAGAAATCAAAGGCTACAAAGAATTGAAAGGTACAAAGACCGTCTCGCCCTTCTCTTGCCCCCAGTTGTTGACCAACCTAAAATCGATCCTACTTCCTGA
- the LOC122582565 gene encoding uncharacterized protein LOC122582565 isoform X2 translates to MDSAPRFIEGTGSGRGVAKRLLFDLNERPEEDETVDANIQSKVAVQASTADDNRPKNKRDKHGDETFVMVRDRKVQVSEGTSLYALCRSWLKNGYTSENQPQYADSMKSLPKPLPASMVEAKKEDDTEIEEKIEDVEHLSAEELLQQHVKNAKKVRTRLRNQRLQRIERYKDRLALLLPPVVDQPKIDPTS, encoded by the exons ATGGATAGTGCGCCACGCTTCATTGAGGGCACTGGAAGTGGCAGAGGAGTGGCCAAACGCCTGCTTTTTGATTTAAATGAAAGGCCAGAAGAGGACGAAACAGTAGATGCAAATATTCAATCAAAG GTTGCTGTTCAAGCATCAACTGCTGATGATAATAGGccaaaaaataaaag GGACAAGCATGGAGATGAAACTTTCGTCATGGTCAGAGATAGAAAG GTTCAAGTTTCTGAGGGCACCTCCCTTTATGCTCTATGCCGCTCATGGTTAAAGAATGGTTATACTTCGGAAAATCAG CCACAATATGCGGACTCCATGAAGTCTCTTCCAAAGCCATTGCCTGCATCCATGGTAGAAGCAAAAAAGGAAGACGATACTGAAATAGAGGAG AAAATCGAAGATGTCGAACATTTATCTGCTGAGGAGCTGTTGCAGCAGCATGTTAAGAATGCAAAGAAGGTTCGAACAAG GTTAAGAAATCAAAGGCTACAAAGAATTGAAAGGTACAAAGACCGTCTCGCCCTTCTCTTGCCCCCAGTTGTTGACCAACCTAAAATCGATCCTACTTCCTGA